In a single window of the Chloroflexota bacterium genome:
- a CDS encoding CinA family nicotinamide mononucleotide deamidase-related protein, whose translation MRECRPVMLSWNFPCPNVCAAVGYANVSVLKLLANSALPIGSKLLETITMHAEILSIGTELLMGELVDTNSSYLASELAKLGMETHWVTKVGDDPERLFQAIQRASERSDVTLTSGGLGPTSDDLTRESIARVCGEDMTVQDDLLEHLKGLFANRGFPMPETNVKQATLIPSAQAIDNPAGTAPGWWVEHEGSIIVAMPGPPRELQRMWQHEVAPRLRALNPNIAIVTRNLKTFGISEGGLDEMLSPLFESENPSLGIYSKQDGIHLRAIATASTEEEASALIAPMEAEIRRIVGDGAIWGTDEDTPESRAIARLREHGLTLAIADDFTGGVLTSRLAAVEGADEVLRGSIVASVSALNNQGANITLSVSDALSGKMGDENLKIAELMARHVRERFNADVGLGMTGYDWGGWYSGFMMRDEASLQTQPIPFPLSWRNSGFSMSALQRSGRERILGRSITHTLILFESYISGRMNGGQTENGG comes from the coding sequence ATGCGCGAGTGCCGCCCGGTGATGTTGAGCTGGAATTTTCCCTGCCCTAACGTTTGCGCCGCAGTTGGGTATGCGAATGTGTCTGTGCTTAAACTGCTGGCCAACAGCGCACTTCCGATAGGCTCAAAATTATTGGAGACTATAACTATGCACGCTGAGATTCTGTCGATAGGCACGGAACTTCTTATGGGCGAGTTGGTTGATACCAACTCGTCGTATCTTGCGTCCGAACTTGCGAAACTGGGCATGGAAACACATTGGGTTACCAAAGTCGGCGATGACCCTGAGCGGTTGTTCCAAGCGATACAGCGCGCAAGCGAACGGTCCGACGTCACGCTGACATCCGGCGGACTCGGACCGACATCCGATGACCTCACCCGAGAAAGCATCGCCAGGGTCTGCGGCGAAGATATGACAGTGCAAGACGACCTGCTGGAACACCTGAAGGGCTTGTTCGCCAATCGTGGCTTTCCTATGCCTGAGACGAATGTTAAGCAAGCAACCCTGATTCCATCCGCGCAGGCGATTGACAACCCGGCGGGCACCGCGCCCGGCTGGTGGGTGGAACACGAGGGCAGCATAATCGTGGCGATGCCGGGACCGCCGCGCGAATTGCAGCGCATGTGGCAGCACGAAGTCGCGCCGAGATTGCGTGCGCTGAACCCAAACATCGCGATCGTCACCCGCAATCTGAAGACATTCGGCATATCCGAGGGCGGCTTGGACGAGATGCTGTCTCCCCTATTCGAGAGCGAGAACCCATCACTAGGCATATATTCCAAACAGGATGGCATTCATCTGCGAGCGATTGCCACCGCAAGCACCGAAGAGGAAGCGAGCGCGCTGATTGCGCCGATGGAAGCCGAGATACGGCGCATCGTGGGCGACGGCGCGATTTGGGGCACCGACGAGGACACGCCAGAATCTAGAGCGATCGCCCGGTTACGCGAACACGGTCTTACGCTCGCGATTGCAGACGATTTCACAGGTGGCGTACTGACAAGCAGACTGGCAGCCGTCGAAGGCGCGGACGAAGTGCTGCGCGGAAGTATAGTGGCCTCCGTGTCGGCGCTGAACAACCAGGGTGCGAATATCACACTGTCTGTTTCAGACGCGCTGAGCGGCAAGATGGGCGACGAAAATCTGAAAATTGCGGAACTGATGGCTCGACACGTGCGTGAGCGCTTTAACGCCGATGTGGGCTTGGGAATGACCGGCTACGATTGGGGCGGTTGGTATTCCGGCTTCATGATGCGTGACGAAGCCAGCCTGCAAACTCAGCCAATCCCGTTTCCTCTGTCGTGGCGGAATTCAGGGTTCTCAATGAGCGCGCTGCAACGCTCCGGCAGAGAGCGCATTCTAGGGCGCTCAATTACGCACACGCTAATACTCTTTGAGAGCTACATCAGCGGTAGGATGAACGGCGGTCAGACGGAAAACGGCGGTTGA